One Molothrus ater isolate BHLD 08-10-18 breed brown headed cowbird chromosome 32, BPBGC_Mater_1.1, whole genome shotgun sequence genomic window carries:
- the LOC118700629 gene encoding trifunctional enzyme subunit beta, mitochondrial-like has protein sequence MSSMLSSALRNLPVSSAWAAGAFTRSLSCSSQFQSAAQPKTKKSLARSGVKNVVVVEGVRIPFLQSGTTYADLMPHDLARAALQGLLTRTSVPRDVVDYIVYGTVIQEVKTSNVAREVGSVQHSPGSLISATALNMTDPC, from the exons ATGAGTTccatgctgagctctgccctgcgGAACCTCCCCGTGtcctcagcctgggctgctggggccT TTACTCGATCACTCAGCTGCTCCTCGCAGTTCCAATCTGCAG CTCAGCCAAAGACTAAGAAGAGCTTGGCCAGAAGTGGGGTGAAGAatgtggtggtggtggaagGTGTCCGCATTCCCTTTCTGCAGTCTGGCACCAC GTATGCTGATCTGATGCCACATGACTtagccagagcagcactgca GGGCCTGCTGACCCGGACCAGTGTCCCAAGGGATGTTGTGGATTACATTGTTTATGGCACAGTTATCCAGGAGGTGAAAACCAGTAATGTTGCCAGAGAGGTGGGTTCTGTGCAGCATTCCCCTGGGAGTCTGATTTCTGCAACTGCTCTGAACATGACAGATCCTTGCTAA
- the LOC118700630 gene encoding trifunctional enzyme subunit beta, mitochondrial-like — translation MSSMLSSALRNLPVSSAWAAGAFTRSLSCSSQFQSAAQPKTKKSLARSGVKNVVVVEGVRIPFLQSGTTYADLMPHDLARAALQGLLTRTSVPRDVVDYIVYGTVIQEVKTSNVAREAALGAGFSDKTPAHTVTMACISSNQAMTTGVGMIAAGQCDVVVAGGVELMSDVPIRHSRKMRKTMLTLNRAKTLGQKLSLISKIRPDYFAPELPAVAEFSTSETMGHSADRLAAAFGVSRLEQDEYALRSHTLAKRAQDEGLLQDVVPFKVPGKDTVTKDNGIRPSSLEQMGKLKPAFVKPYGTVTAANSSFLTDGASAMLIMSEEKALAMGYKPKAYLRDFVYVSQDPKDQLLLGPTYATPKVLEKAGLSLSDIDVFEFHEAFAGQILANLKAMDSDWFAKNYMGRKSKVGAPPLDKFNTWGGSLSLGHPFGATGCRLVITAAHRLKKEGGQYGLVAACAAGGQGHAMIVELYPQ, via the exons ATGAGTTccatgctgagctctgccctgcgGAACCTCCCCGTGtcctcagcctgggctgctggggccT TTACTCGATCACTCAGCTGCTCCTCGCAGTTCCAATCTGCAG CTCAGCCAAAGACTAAGAAGAGCTTGGCCAGAAGTGGGGTGAAGAatgtggtggtggtggaagGTGTCCGCATTCCCTTTCTGCAGTCTGGCACCAC GTATGCTGATCTGATGCCACATGACTtagccagagcagcactgca GGGCCTGCTGACCCGGACCAGTGTCCCAAGGGATGTTGTGGATTACATTGTTTATGGCACAGTTATCCAGGAGGTGAAAACCAGTAATGTTGCCAGAGAG GCTGCCTTGGGAGCGGGATTCTCCGACAAAACTCCGGCCCACACCGTCACCATGGCCTGCATTTCCTCAAACCAGGCCATGACCACGG gggtggGGATGATTGCAGCTGGCCAGTGTGACGTGGTGGTGGCCGGCGGCGTGGAGCTCATGTCCGACGTCCCCATCCGCCACAgcaggaagatgaggaagacCATGCTGACCCTGAACAGAGCCAAGACCCTGGGCCAGAAGCTCTCCCTCATTTCCAAAATTCGCCCTGACTACTTTGCTCCCGag ctcccagctgtggcagagttCTCCACCAGCGAGACCATGGGGCACTCTGCCGACCGCCTGGCCGCCGCCTTCGGCGTCTCGCGCCTGGAGCAGGACGAGTACGCGCTGCGCTCCCACACGCTGGCCAAGAGAGCCCAGGAcgaggggctgctgcaggatgtggTGCCCTTCAAAGTGCcag GCAAAGACACAGTTACCAAAGACAACGGGATCCGCCCGTCCTCCCTGGAGCAGATGGGAAAACTGAAGCCAGCCTTTGTCAAGCCCTATGGAACAGTGACAGCAGCCAACTCCTCCTTCCTG ACCGACGGAGCGTCGGCGATGCTGATCATGTCTGAGGAGAAGGCCCTGGCCATGGGCTACAAACCAAAGGCCTACCTAAG GGATTTCGTGTACGTGTCCCAGGATCCCAAGgaccagctgctcctggg CCCCACCTATGCCACTCCCAAAGTGCTGGAGAAGGCCGGGCTCAGCCTGAGTGACATCGATGTGTTTGAGTTCCACGAGGCCTTTGCT GGCCAGATCCTGGCTAACCTGAAAGCCATGGATTCAGATTGGTTTGCAAAGAACTACATGGGCAGGAAGTCAAAG gttGGAGCCCCTCCCCTGGACAAGTTCAACACCTGGGGgggctccctgtccctgggacaCCCATTTGGGGCCACCGGCTGCCGCCTGGTCATCACTGCTGCCCACAGGCTGAAGAAGGAGGGGGGCCAGTACGGCCTGGTGGCcgcctgtgctgcaggagggcag GGTCACGCGATGATCGTGGAGCTCTACCCCCAGTaa
- the LOC118700599 gene encoding LOW QUALITY PROTEIN: sterile alpha motif domain-containing protein 10-like (The sequence of the model RefSeq protein was modified relative to this genomic sequence to represent the inferred CDS: inserted 2 bases in 2 codons): protein MMLRPAGPPLPSAPSRLKPLRCVPWKVLRVAGWAGGSDPGGLREPRQSPCAAPGPDGAHSNPAWPRASAPXDAQGSLVPGRAXPGAVPVEPAPGQRFLCWGWARTRSEGARTAPVPCPRPHMDLPAEDGAEAPQEGSPEAEGPQRPARQWSGAEAGSWLAAHGGAAGLAREHGLTGRALLRLSEGSLRRMGVTPRSRRRELLRELLRLRLQQEVQELRSLAGE, encoded by the exons ATGATGCTGAGG CCTGCGGGACCCCCGCTGCCATCGGCACCATCGAGGCTGAAGCCGCTCCGGTGCGTCCCGTGGAAGGTGCTCAGGGTAGCGGGGTGGGCTGGCGGCAGCGATCCGGGAGGGCTGCGGGAGCCTCGGCAGAGCCCCTGCGCGGCTCCCGGTCCGGATGGAGCCCACTCGAACCCCGCCTGGCCCCGTGCCTCGGCTC GGGATGCCCAGGGCTCCCTTGTGCCCGGCCGGG cgcccggggctgtgcccgtgGAGCCAGCGCCCGGGCAAAGGttcctctgctggggctgggcacggaCCCGGAGCGAG GGAGCCAGGACTGCCCCCGTGCCCTGCCCCCGGCCCCACATGGACCTCCCGGCGGAGGATGGGGCTGAGGCACCCCAGGAGGGGAGCCCCGAGGCTGAG GGGCCGCAGCGCCCGGCGCGGCAGTGGTCGGGGGCCGAGGCGGGCTCGTGGCTGGCGGCGcacggcggggccgcggggctgGCCCGGGAGCACGGCCTGACGGGGCGGGCGCTGCTGCGCCTGAGCGAGGGCTCCCTGCGGCGCATGGGGGTCACCCCGCGGAGCCGGCGCCGGGAGCTGCTGCGGGAGCTGCTGCGGCTGcggctgcagcaggaggtgcaggagctgcgGAGCCTCGCTGGCG agtgA